A stretch of the Amycolatopsis sp. BJA-103 genome encodes the following:
- a CDS encoding TIGR04222 domain-containing membrane protein: protein MEDTWGIPGPTFLAIYAVLLVFPLALGLLWTISVKLDRKTSRGTVNGPQPTVYELAYLAGGPDRVVDTAIAALVDRGTLRVSSSKQLQLTGAEPADPIERAVAKGARPGYNATTRGIRDRLRMSGPMQALGKDLEARGLVVIDQAPQIRRVVANLYLGVMILGLVRVFAGILGDHPVGFLIPLVIVASLATLFSRIAKNKRTGPRPTSEGNRILGSANSALARERKRGIPNAPAMGGMAGGAMLGGAAAAVALGGLAFYPDEELSAALIPPPMPGAFGGGGSSGGSTCSTGSSCSGGSSCGGGGSSCGGGGGGCGG from the coding sequence ATGGAAGACACCTGGGGCATTCCCGGACCCACTTTCCTGGCTATCTACGCCGTCCTGCTGGTGTTCCCGCTGGCCCTAGGTCTTCTGTGGACCATCTCGGTCAAGCTGGACCGCAAGACGTCGCGCGGCACGGTGAACGGACCGCAACCGACGGTGTACGAACTCGCCTATCTCGCGGGCGGCCCGGACCGCGTCGTCGACACGGCCATCGCGGCCTTGGTCGACCGCGGGACGCTGCGGGTCAGCAGCTCGAAGCAGCTCCAGCTGACGGGAGCCGAGCCCGCGGACCCGATCGAGAGGGCCGTCGCCAAGGGCGCCCGGCCGGGCTACAACGCCACGACGCGCGGCATTCGCGACCGGCTGCGGATGTCGGGGCCGATGCAGGCGCTCGGCAAGGATCTGGAAGCGCGGGGACTCGTCGTCATCGACCAGGCGCCGCAGATCCGCCGGGTCGTGGCCAACCTCTACCTGGGTGTGATGATCCTCGGCCTGGTGCGCGTGTTCGCCGGGATCCTCGGCGACCATCCGGTCGGTTTCCTGATCCCGCTGGTGATCGTGGCCTCGCTCGCGACCTTGTTCTCCCGGATCGCCAAGAACAAGCGGACCGGGCCGCGCCCGACCAGCGAAGGCAACCGGATCCTCGGGAGCGCCAACAGTGCCCTGGCGCGGGAGCGCAAGCGCGGGATCCCCAACGCGCCCGCGATGGGCGGTATGGCCGGTGGAGCCATGCTGGGCGGCGCCGCCGCGGCCGTCGCTTTGGGCGGACTCGCCTTCTACCCGGACGAAGAGCTCAGCGCGGCGCTGATCCCGCCGCCCATGCCCGGCGCCTTCGGTGGCGGTGGCTCCTCCGGTGGCAGCACCTGCAGCACCGGCTCCTCGTGCAGCGGCGGAAGCTCGTGCGGCGGCGGTGGCAGCTCCTGCGGAGGCGGCGGCGGGGGTTGCGGTGGCTGA
- a CDS encoding TIGR04222 domain-containing membrane protein: MAELETVMAVLAALPLLAALTYTRWLRNRRHDGEPPRTIYQVAYLAGGPDRVSDTAVAGAVERRVARLDSSGVLRRTSARSADPFLLAVADSLPKVRAARVRESLRGSEPMRSLRAELLDGGLVVPEGRLRRVWRAAVVAHLGLVVLGAAVLIRTVVITERSIALAGIALAVTTTACAVTVRLERVHRAVWTTKAGERALSRAGGDPQLVTGAMGAVALGGIDAYPDRRLARLLTLTTPSSRRKAQVDVCNGASPDGLTAVADGSPG; this comes from the coding sequence GTGGCTGAACTCGAGACCGTCATGGCCGTGCTCGCGGCGCTTCCGCTCCTCGCGGCACTGACGTACACGCGGTGGCTGCGGAACCGGCGTCACGACGGCGAACCGCCGCGCACGATCTACCAGGTCGCCTACCTCGCCGGCGGACCCGACCGGGTCTCGGACACCGCCGTCGCGGGCGCCGTCGAGCGGCGGGTGGCCCGCCTCGACAGCTCCGGCGTCCTGCGCCGGACCTCCGCGCGCTCCGCGGACCCGTTCCTGCTCGCGGTGGCGGACAGCCTGCCGAAGGTGCGGGCGGCGAGGGTGCGCGAATCGCTGCGCGGGTCGGAACCGATGCGCTCGCTGCGGGCGGAGTTGCTCGACGGCGGCCTGGTCGTTCCGGAAGGGCGTCTGCGCCGGGTGTGGCGCGCCGCCGTGGTCGCGCACCTCGGGCTCGTGGTGCTCGGGGCGGCGGTGCTCATCCGCACCGTCGTGATCACCGAGCGGTCCATCGCGCTCGCCGGAATCGCGCTGGCCGTCACGACGACGGCGTGCGCCGTCACCGTCCGGCTCGAGCGCGTCCATCGCGCGGTGTGGACCACGAAAGCGGGCGAGCGGGCGCTCTCGCGGGCCGGCGGCGATCCGCAGCTCGTCACCGGCGCGATGGGCGCGGTGGCGCTGGGTGGCATCGACGCCTATCCGGATCGGCGGTTGGCGCGGCTCCTGACCCTGACGACGCCTTCTTCCCGCCGCAAAGCCCAAGTCGACGTCTGCAACGGTGCCTCTCCTGACGGTCTAACGGCCGTCGCGGACGGTTCGCCGGGCTGA
- the msrB gene encoding peptide-methionine (R)-S-oxide reductase MsrB → MKPVVGATPRVVKSEQEWREQLSPDEYAVLRQAGTERPFTGEYTDAKTTGVYQCRACGAELFRSDTKFESHCGWPSFYDPADTEAVLLREDTAMGMRRIEVLCKSCHSHLGHVFEGEGYATPTDQRYCINSISLTLVPES, encoded by the coding sequence ATGAAACCCGTTGTCGGAGCCACGCCACGCGTGGTCAAGTCCGAGCAGGAATGGCGGGAACAGCTCAGCCCCGACGAGTACGCCGTGCTCCGCCAGGCGGGCACCGAGCGCCCCTTCACCGGGGAGTACACCGACGCCAAGACCACCGGTGTGTACCAGTGCCGTGCCTGTGGCGCCGAGCTGTTCCGCAGCGATACGAAGTTCGAGAGCCACTGCGGCTGGCCGTCGTTCTACGACCCCGCCGATACCGAAGCCGTCCTCCTCCGTGAGGACACCGCCATGGGGATGCGCCGGATCGAGGTGCTGTGCAAGTCGTGCCACAGCCACCTCGGGCACGTCTTCGAAGGCGAGGGGTACGCGACGCCGACGGATCAGCGGTACTGCATCAACTCGATCTCGCTGACGCTCGTTCCCGAGTCGTAA